A window from Leptospira meyeri encodes these proteins:
- a CDS encoding leucyl aminopeptidase: MKIETSPLQIQIGSPKSGTFYKLIPIFQEDVKEELGKKFPVQIETKVFSGELGKEFRDESEQTIYLGLGEKEKLNFRKFISHFFKYGEKILNYDGMGLEIFISKSLSKKFSADRIAYQIANTLFIGSYPVSVLQTKKKEKKKVGAVYLKFEDKTATTLAESGLSKSKIVAKHVNGARHIAHLPANYFTPDDFVSRSKEIAKEYKLSIKVWDEPQLKKEGLGGILAVARGSELQGKMVILEYKPAKAKKKFAIVGKGLTFDTGGISLKPPGEMHEMKYDMCGAAATIHAIGAIAALELPIHIVAAIGVAENMPDGKAIKPGDVYTAYNGTTVEVQNTDAEGRLVLGDVLSYISKNYKPDYMVDLATLTGAVIIALGHEAAAILTNSDPLREALFAASEASDDRVWELPLWEEYGEDLKSDIADLKNITGGGKGAGTISAGIFLSKFVDESINWAHIDIAGAAWRKKKSGTQFHGPTGYGVRLLVDLAKELSKK; this comes from the coding sequence ATGAAAATAGAAACTTCTCCACTCCAAATCCAAATCGGTTCCCCAAAATCTGGAACTTTTTACAAACTCATCCCCATCTTCCAAGAGGATGTCAAAGAAGAACTTGGGAAAAAATTTCCGGTTCAAATCGAAACCAAAGTTTTTTCTGGTGAACTCGGAAAAGAATTTCGAGATGAATCAGAGCAGACCATCTATCTTGGATTAGGTGAGAAAGAAAAACTCAACTTTAGAAAGTTTATTTCTCATTTTTTTAAGTATGGGGAAAAAATTCTAAATTATGATGGAATGGGTCTTGAAATTTTTATCTCTAAATCCCTTTCCAAAAAGTTTTCTGCAGACCGAATCGCTTACCAAATTGCCAACACTCTTTTTATTGGAAGTTATCCTGTTTCTGTTTTACAAACCAAGAAAAAAGAAAAAAAGAAAGTAGGTGCCGTTTACTTAAAGTTCGAAGACAAAACTGCAACAACTCTTGCAGAGTCTGGACTTTCCAAAAGTAAAATTGTCGCCAAACACGTCAATGGTGCTCGTCATATCGCCCATCTTCCTGCAAACTATTTTACTCCTGATGATTTTGTTTCTCGTTCCAAAGAAATTGCCAAGGAATACAAACTTTCCATCAAGGTTTGGGACGAACCTCAATTGAAAAAAGAAGGTCTCGGTGGGATCTTAGCAGTGGCTCGTGGATCAGAACTTCAAGGAAAGATGGTCATTTTGGAGTACAAACCTGCCAAAGCCAAAAAGAAATTTGCAATCGTAGGAAAGGGATTAACCTTTGACACCGGTGGAATTTCTTTAAAACCTCCCGGCGAAATGCATGAAATGAAATATGATATGTGTGGGGCAGCAGCCACCATACACGCAATTGGTGCCATTGCTGCTCTCGAACTTCCGATTCATATTGTAGCTGCGATCGGTGTGGCAGAAAATATGCCAGATGGAAAAGCCATCAAACCAGGAGATGTTTATACCGCTTACAATGGAACCACTGTGGAAGTACAAAACACGGATGCCGAAGGAAGGCTTGTTCTCGGTGATGTTTTATCCTACATTTCCAAGAATTACAAACCAGACTATATGGTGGATTTAGCCACGCTTACGGGAGCTGTGATCATTGCCTTAGGTCATGAAGCGGCTGCCATCCTGACCAATTCAGATCCACTCCGCGAAGCCCTATTCGCTGCATCAGAGGCTTCTGATGACCGAGTTTGGGAACTTCCACTTTGGGAAGAGTATGGAGAAGATCTTAAATCGGACATTGCTGATTTAAAAAACATCACTGGTGGAGGGAAAGGCGCAGGTACCATTTCAGCTGGAATTTTTCTTTCTAAGTTTGTGGATGAATCGATAAACTGGGCTCACATCGACATTGCCGGTGCCGCTTGGAGAAAGAAAAAATCAGGAACCCAATTTCACGGACCAACTGGTTACGGCGTACGTTTGTTAGTGGATTTGGCAAAAGAACTATCCAAGAAATAA
- the bcp gene encoding thioredoxin-dependent thiol peroxidase, with product MLEVGKKAPNFTSINQNGEKVKLADLTGKNGIVVYFYPRDMTPGCTTEACDFRDNFARLKKFGFNVVGISKDNPKSHTKFIEKQELNFDLISDESGEICEAYGVWREKVFMGRKGMGIVRSSFILDSSLKIKKIYDSVKVKGHVEEIIKDIQEIQGK from the coding sequence ATGTTGGAAGTAGGGAAAAAAGCCCCCAATTTTACTAGTATCAACCAAAATGGCGAAAAAGTAAAACTCGCAGACCTAACAGGGAAAAATGGAATCGTTGTTTATTTTTATCCCAGAGATATGACGCCAGGATGTACAACAGAAGCTTGTGACTTCCGAGATAATTTTGCCCGACTAAAAAAATTCGGATTCAATGTCGTGGGAATCTCTAAAGACAATCCTAAATCCCATACCAAATTCATCGAAAAACAAGAACTCAATTTTGATCTGATCTCTGACGAATCGGGAGAAATTTGTGAGGCCTATGGAGTTTGGAGAGAAAAAGTTTTTATGGGAAGAAAAGGAATGGGAATCGTAAGATCCAGCTTCATACTCGATAGTTCTCTTAAAATCAAAAAAATCTATGACAGCGTGAAGGTAAAAGGACACGTTGAAGAAATCATCAAAGACATTCAGGAAATCCAAGGGAAATGA
- a CDS encoding MFS transporter, protein MDFKFSGYHVFVVGLLAFLQFTVVLDFMILSPLGVLVMEKLQISTQQFGFVVSAYAFSAGISGIFAAGFADRFDRKKLLLFFYVGFVLATFLCGIATNYFFLFGARILTGIFAGVLSSISFAIVADLFPLQVRGRVMGFIMTAFAASQVFGLPIGIYISNLWGWQSPFLMIAGISGMVGFVIFIFLKPLTTHLDHKTDTHAFHHLVKTLTQAKYLPAFLATTLLATGGFMLMPFGSAFSVHNLGVKLEDLPLVYMITGVVSMLGGPLMGRLSDAIGKYNMFVIASILAAFIIIYYTKMEITPLPIVIFVNSILFVFVAARMISANALTSAVPDLHDRGAFMAISSSIQQISGGIAASVAGLIVIQTSSGYMERYDILGYVVASAIVLTVILMYNVNQIVLKKHTK, encoded by the coding sequence ATGGATTTTAAATTCAGTGGGTATCATGTCTTTGTCGTTGGTTTACTTGCTTTTTTGCAATTTACTGTGGTTCTTGATTTTATGATTCTATCTCCTCTGGGAGTTCTGGTCATGGAAAAATTACAAATTTCAACCCAACAGTTTGGATTTGTAGTATCGGCTTATGCATTTAGTGCAGGGATTTCTGGTATTTTTGCTGCAGGTTTTGCAGACCGATTTGATCGCAAAAAATTGTTGTTATTCTTTTATGTTGGATTTGTACTCGCAACCTTTCTCTGTGGAATCGCAACAAATTATTTCTTTTTATTTGGTGCTCGCATTTTGACCGGAATTTTTGCAGGTGTTCTTTCCTCTATATCATTTGCCATTGTTGCTGACCTATTTCCACTCCAAGTGAGAGGGCGAGTCATGGGATTCATTATGACAGCATTTGCTGCTAGCCAAGTGTTTGGACTTCCCATCGGAATTTATATTTCCAATTTGTGGGGATGGCAATCTCCATTTTTAATGATCGCAGGAATTAGTGGAATGGTTGGGTTTGTTATTTTTATCTTTTTGAAGCCACTCACTACCCATCTTGATCACAAAACGGATACTCATGCATTCCATCACTTAGTGAAAACATTAACTCAGGCAAAATATTTGCCAGCATTTCTTGCCACAACCTTACTTGCAACAGGTGGATTTATGTTGATGCCTTTTGGATCTGCATTTTCTGTCCACAATCTTGGAGTAAAATTAGAAGATTTACCTTTGGTTTATATGATAACAGGGGTTGTGTCTATGTTAGGTGGTCCGTTGATGGGAAGACTAAGTGATGCAATTGGAAAATACAATATGTTTGTAATTGCATCAATCCTTGCCGCATTTATCATAATCTATTACACAAAAATGGAAATCACTCCATTGCCGATTGTGATTTTCGTGAATTCCATTCTTTTTGTTTTTGTTGCGGCACGAATGATTTCTGCCAATGCATTGACATCGGCCGTTCCCGACCTACATGACCGTGGCGCCTTTATGGCAATCAGTTCTTCCATTCAACAGATTTCTGGTGGAATCGCAGCTTCTGTTGCGGGCCTCATTGTGATCCAAACATCTAGCGGTTATATGGAAAGATATGATATTTTAGGGTATGTGGTTGCCTCAGCAATTGTGCTTACAGTAATTCTCATGTACAATGTGAATCAAATTGTATTGAAAAAACACACAAAATAA
- a CDS encoding tetratricopeptide repeat protein: MAEETDYLGYMNKGNYAMALNLLDQALLQNPEDPILLYNFALCCFQTKNFKKSIQVLDRILSEYPGFIELDNVYRLKVFALVELKDWETAESIIKERLQVAVDDPKLLSFLAHVYEYTHRLEEAIEIHRRILKHTPDYKNSLNSLGYLLALKKKLNAEERSEAIQSLKKALELDPNNPAYLDSFGYFLQTIGKPEEAWKAYRKALQKNPNHPILLERLKNLKK; encoded by the coding sequence ATGGCAGAAGAAACAGATTACCTCGGTTATATGAACAAAGGCAATTATGCAATGGCACTGAATCTTTTGGACCAGGCCTTACTCCAAAATCCAGAAGACCCCATCCTTCTTTATAATTTTGCTTTGTGTTGTTTTCAGACAAAAAACTTTAAAAAATCGATTCAGGTTTTGGACCGAATCCTAAGCGAGTATCCTGGTTTTATCGAACTTGATAATGTGTACCGCTTAAAAGTATTTGCCCTTGTGGAATTAAAGGATTGGGAAACAGCCGAGTCCATTATCAAAGAAAGATTGCAAGTTGCAGTGGATGACCCAAAACTTTTGTCTTTTTTGGCCCATGTTTATGAATACACACATCGTTTGGAAGAGGCCATAGAAATTCACAGACGGATCCTAAAGCATACTCCCGATTATAAAAACAGTCTGAACTCACTTGGATACCTGCTTGCTTTGAAAAAAAAGCTAAATGCGGAAGAGCGTTCGGAAGCCATCCAGTCTTTAAAAAAAGCATTGGAATTAGATCCAAACAATCCGGCCTATTTGGATTCCTTTGGTTATTTCCTGCAAACCATCGGAAAACCAGAGGAAGCTTGGAAAGCCTATCGCAAAGCCCTACAAAAGAACCCAAACCATCCCATTCTGCTCGAAAGACTCAAGAACCTGAAGAAATAA
- a CDS encoding APC family permease, producing MELKRSLNTFDSISVLFSSMVGSGIFFTSGYLIKETGNLWIVLFCWIVGGVLALSGSITYAYAARLLPFAGGDYVYLKVAYSPAIAFMSGWSSLLTNFSACVSVLALAFGKYVQILFPEIPIWESPTYTLLGLDLQVSSITFIGVLPILFFSTLNYFGIKSAVRVQNVFAVLKITGLLLFLVLGFSIGNTNWSYLIHSPFPNLMELSFYSKVLIGIVPVSFSYLGWNMITYIAEEVKNPEKTIVRSAITACFLVAGLYFAINLIFVISAPIEELSGQDGIGAIAFQKLFGVNYSILTTSFIAWVILGSMSAILIGGSRVYFAMARDGVFLPSFSKIHPKWHSPYVSIFFQAFVAILFLFVKEIEALLYMITCSILILSCLTAATPFRFEKMGLKSDYKIPFYPLPIFLYILANIAVMMVLFIEKPVTAGWGLMITLIALPVYYGFRLDKKLIKVKK from the coding sequence TTGGAATTAAAACGTTCCCTCAATACTTTTGATTCCATTTCTGTTCTCTTCTCCTCTATGGTGGGGTCGGGAATATTTTTCACCTCAGGGTATTTGATCAAAGAAACCGGAAATCTTTGGATTGTCCTATTCTGTTGGATTGTCGGCGGGGTTTTAGCTCTCTCAGGTTCCATCACTTATGCTTATGCAGCTCGCCTCCTCCCTTTCGCTGGCGGAGATTATGTTTATCTAAAAGTTGCTTACTCTCCAGCCATTGCCTTTATGAGTGGCTGGTCATCCTTACTCACTAATTTCTCTGCTTGTGTATCGGTACTCGCTCTGGCCTTCGGTAAGTATGTTCAAATTTTATTTCCAGAAATTCCTATTTGGGAGTCTCCCACTTATACTTTGTTAGGTTTGGATTTACAAGTTAGTTCCATTACCTTCATTGGTGTTTTACCAATTTTATTTTTTAGTACGCTCAACTACTTTGGAATTAAATCGGCAGTGCGTGTACAAAATGTTTTTGCTGTCTTAAAAATCACAGGCCTGCTTCTATTTTTAGTACTTGGGTTTTCGATTGGGAACACCAATTGGTCTTATTTAATCCATTCCCCATTTCCAAACTTAATGGAACTTTCTTTTTATTCGAAAGTTTTGATTGGGATTGTACCTGTATCCTTCTCTTATTTGGGATGGAATATGATTACCTACATTGCGGAAGAGGTAAAAAATCCAGAAAAAACGATTGTTCGTTCCGCGATCACTGCTTGTTTTCTTGTCGCGGGATTGTATTTTGCGATCAATTTGATTTTTGTGATTTCTGCTCCCATTGAAGAATTAAGTGGCCAAGATGGGATTGGTGCCATCGCCTTTCAGAAGTTATTCGGTGTAAACTATTCTATTTTAACGACAAGTTTTATTGCATGGGTGATTTTGGGTTCCATGTCGGCAATTCTTATTGGAGGAAGTCGAGTTTACTTTGCGATGGCAAGAGATGGAGTTTTCCTTCCTTCTTTTTCCAAGATACATCCGAAATGGCATAGCCCTTATGTTTCGATTTTTTTTCAGGCCTTTGTTGCTATTCTCTTTTTGTTTGTGAAAGAAATCGAAGCTTTGCTTTATATGATCACTTGTTCGATTTTAATTTTGTCATGTCTTACGGCAGCCACGCCATTTCGATTCGAAAAGATGGGATTAAAATCGGATTATAAAATTCCTTTTTATCCTTTGCCCATTTTCCTTTACATTTTGGCCAATATTGCTGTGATGATGGTTCTCTTTATCGAAAAACCTGTGACTGCGGGATGGGGGCTAATGATCACTCTGATAGCCCTTCCTGTATATTATGGATTTCGGTTAGATAAAAAACTGATAAAAGTTAAGAAGTGA
- a CDS encoding potassium/proton antiporter: MIDSFTLQALVISTLILFSILSSKLFFRFGFPILLIFLTFGMLAGADGPGRIDFSDYGLAQSIGIFALIYILFLGGLESEWDSLKNFLSVGIRLSIVGTILTALILGVLIHFLFPVLGFMESFLLGSIVSATDAASVFNIFKTGSSDLPVHLKKIIEFESGSNDAVGVLLTTIFMNLITADASFSGFQFFRFFVMQVLVGTMMGYSLGILILYLMNSVKLGYDGLYLVFITASVPFIYAVTTVFQGNGFLAVYIAGIIVGRNKFIHKKSIFRFLNGYVWILQIGMFLCFGLLVYPSRMVNIWVPGLLIGILLILFARPVAVFISLLRVKLPVKEKLFISWVGLRGASPIILATFPIAQGLVWGDLLFHIVFFVVLVSLLIQGSLIPRVAQWLGILKKDPDRKIYHPTDFDNIEFPGMTLQELIVPYNSSVVDKALFEIKLPEQSHILLIARGEQFLIPSGNTQVRGGDVIWVLAKDEVMPIIGKTFMAIA; encoded by the coding sequence ATGATAGACAGTTTTACCTTACAAGCTCTTGTTATCTCAACTCTTATTTTATTCTCTATTTTATCGAGCAAACTATTCTTTCGTTTTGGATTTCCGATTTTACTTATTTTTTTAACCTTTGGTATGTTAGCTGGTGCTGACGGTCCCGGTAGAATCGATTTTAGTGATTATGGTTTAGCCCAATCCATTGGGATTTTTGCTCTTATTTATATTTTGTTTTTGGGTGGTCTAGAAAGTGAGTGGGATAGTTTAAAAAACTTCTTATCTGTTGGAATTCGGTTGTCGATTGTGGGAACCATTCTGACTGCACTGATTTTAGGTGTTCTCATCCACTTTTTATTTCCTGTCCTTGGATTTATGGAATCGTTTTTACTTGGTTCCATCGTGAGCGCAACTGATGCGGCCTCGGTATTTAATATCTTTAAAACAGGTTCGTCTGATTTACCTGTTCATTTAAAAAAAATCATAGAATTTGAATCTGGTTCTAATGATGCGGTAGGTGTACTTTTAACAACCATCTTTATGAACCTCATCACAGCGGATGCTAGTTTTAGTGGTTTCCAATTCTTCCGTTTTTTTGTAATGCAGGTCCTTGTAGGGACAATGATGGGATACAGTTTGGGGATCCTCATTCTTTATTTAATGAACTCCGTCAAACTGGGATACGATGGTCTTTATTTGGTTTTTATCACTGCCTCAGTTCCTTTTATTTATGCAGTCACAACGGTGTTCCAAGGGAATGGATTTTTAGCTGTATACATTGCAGGTATCATTGTTGGCCGAAACAAATTCATTCATAAAAAATCCATCTTTAGATTCTTAAATGGTTATGTTTGGATCTTACAAATTGGTATGTTCCTTTGTTTTGGACTTCTTGTGTATCCTTCACGGATGGTCAATATTTGGGTTCCGGGACTTCTCATTGGGATACTTCTCATTCTTTTTGCAAGGCCAGTGGCTGTGTTTATTTCGCTTCTACGAGTCAAGTTACCTGTCAAAGAAAAGTTATTTATTTCCTGGGTTGGGTTACGCGGTGCCTCTCCTATCATCCTTGCTACTTTTCCAATTGCCCAGGGTCTAGTATGGGGAGATTTACTTTTCCACATTGTATTCTTCGTAGTTCTTGTTTCCCTTCTGATCCAAGGATCGCTTATCCCCCGCGTAGCACAGTGGTTAGGTATCTTAAAAAAGGATCCTGATCGTAAAATTTATCATCCAACCGACTTTGATAACATTGAGTTCCCAGGTATGACTTTACAAGAATTGATTGTACCTTATAACTCAAGTGTAGTGGACAAGGCTTTGTTTGAAATCAAACTTCCAGAACAATCTCACATTCTACTGATTGCCCGGGGGGAACAATTTTTGATACCATCCGGTAATACACAAGTGAGAGGCGGAGATGTGATTTGGGTATTGGCAAAAGACGAAGTAATGCCTATTATTGGTAAAACGTTTATGGCAATTGCTTAG
- a CDS encoding LIC10415 family protein produces MDVRLNRLLNSAEKLIQDKKDTKDVSGKSGTPVQKSDEKSDFIVSLPVQYHNIQSRLTELQKQLSKEQSRIGLLEDNSQEEDKLKELLFEGEPLFPELGEGKVSKPEILETSKGNISSLLAELKKKEVESENIFSLGMMLNPEEFKGKIGTLSASSMKPISETMVKRLLGN; encoded by the coding sequence ATGGATGTTCGTCTCAATCGTCTCCTCAACTCAGCTGAAAAACTAATCCAGGACAAAAAGGACACAAAAGATGTCTCTGGAAAATCAGGAACTCCTGTACAAAAGTCAGATGAAAAATCCGACTTTATTGTCAGCCTTCCTGTTCAGTACCACAATATCCAATCGCGACTCACGGAATTGCAAAAACAGCTTTCCAAGGAACAATCTCGGATTGGCCTTTTGGAAGATAACTCCCAAGAAGAAGACAAACTCAAAGAACTTCTTTTTGAAGGAGAACCACTGTTCCCAGAGTTAGGTGAAGGGAAAGTATCCAAACCAGAAATTTTAGAAACGAGCAAAGGGAATATTTCCAGCCTGCTTGCAGAACTAAAGAAAAAAGAGGTAGAGAGCGAAAATATCTTTTCTCTTGGAATGATGTTAAACCCAGAAGAGTTCAAAGGTAAAATTGGAACTTTGTCTGCTTCTTCTATGAAACCAATTTCTGAAACAATGGTGAAACGACTTCTCGGCAATTAA
- the surE gene encoding 5'/3'-nucleotidase SurE, with protein MNLLITNDDGISSAGIKALERVLGKSYQTYLIAPLKERSVTSMALTVFQGMRVERINDNHYIADGFPADCVNIGLYAEIFPKIDFVISGINRGVNMGYDVHYSGTVGAAKHGALHGIPSLAVSSGRIDPEDGYEKEAELVLSFLSKYKSQIKSGEVWNLNFPPEISGSGTLDEIVFTRLGRRRYSEKYEKKQIIEGVSEFQLNGSLLGHDEETGTDFEAYYQGKLPVTPIQLDLTEKKRLAELQSK; from the coding sequence TTGAATTTACTCATTACAAATGACGACGGAATTTCTTCCGCCGGAATTAAAGCTTTGGAACGTGTCCTTGGCAAATCTTATCAAACCTATCTCATTGCTCCTTTGAAAGAACGTTCTGTCACATCCATGGCACTAACTGTGTTCCAGGGGATGCGTGTGGAACGAATCAATGACAACCATTATATAGCCGACGGCTTTCCTGCGGATTGTGTGAACATTGGATTGTATGCAGAGATCTTTCCGAAAATCGACTTTGTGATCTCAGGGATCAACCGTGGTGTGAATATGGGTTACGATGTACATTATTCCGGAACTGTTGGTGCGGCGAAACATGGAGCCCTTCATGGAATTCCTTCTCTTGCTGTGAGTTCTGGTCGCATTGACCCAGAGGATGGTTACGAAAAAGAAGCAGAACTTGTTTTGTCGTTTCTCTCTAAATACAAATCACAGATTAAGTCTGGTGAAGTTTGGAATTTAAACTTTCCTCCTGAAATTTCTGGATCTGGTACATTAGACGAAATTGTATTCACTCGTTTGGGTCGACGTCGTTATTCTGAAAAGTATGAAAAAAAACAAATCATTGAAGGTGTCAGCGAATTTCAATTAAATGGAAGTTTGCTTGGGCATGATGAAGAAACAGGAACTGATTTTGAAGCCTATTACCAAGGAAAACTTCCTGTCACACCCATCCAATTGGATCTCACTGAAAAAAAACGATTAGCGGAATTACAATCTAAATAA